From Drosophila santomea strain STO CAGO 1482 chromosome 2R, Prin_Dsan_1.1, whole genome shotgun sequence:
TTTGACATCGCGACTACTTGCTCGTCTCGTATCAcactcttatttatttcgcgtGCTTTGGAATTGATCTCCACAAGAAACACTAAAGGACTATCGGACGACAGGACTAAGGacaaacaaggacatagcACACTCGTACGACAGCAGCTGTTAAGCTGTCGACGCCCACCCTACCTTGACCACCACTAACCATTTGACATAATCGGTGATCCCTACAAGTATGCTACATTTTACACGACATACACCTTCCGACGCCGCATGGCACCCCTAGAGAGATTTACTCGGatttaaacattataaaatttaatttttaacatggaataaacttaaaaactgACAATGTTTTAATTGGAACAGGTTTAAACATCATATCCTAACTGATTACCCTAActtacaaattttaaacatctagatttaaattgcaaaaagaATTTTTGGACTGTGGCGttcataatataatatatatgtagatataaaaatgtaaagttttttgtttgcttaaaaaaaagaaatacttaCGCTCGGCAGGGCATTAAGAATAGGGAAAGTAGGGTATATAGGGatgtgtattttattttttaaattttttcttgtttttattcttttaagATTTTAGAAAAGCGAATATTGGGGCAAGGGTAAATTTTAAACATGagcaatttccatttccattttgaatttcttttttttttttaatttattattggtAAACAATGGACTTGGAAACAAGTAGTGCCGCAGTAgctaattatttgatttttcttccGGCAGCTGCTTcctcatttaaataaaaacatttatattacTCACTCTGGATTTCCCACGATGAAGCGCTTCAAGTGGTTGCCTGTGAAAGAGAAATCAGCTTACACCGCCTTTTAATTCTAAGAGAGCTATTTCTTTTTGATCTGCTCTTTTGAGCCGCTCTCCTACTGCGGTactctttcttctttttttacTTCATTCTTGTGCTCACTCCAGTTTAGGCGGGCTTTTGCTTATGTGGGAAGAGGAAGGAAAATGGAATAAAGGGagaaggaaagaaaagaaaggaattGCCCTACATGATTTCCATTTCTCTtacaaaataacttaaattagTTTCCTAACATAAGGCGGAATTTATTTTTCCGATCGGAATAACTTATGCTGATCTGCTTGCTGGTTGCCGATCTGCTTAACAAGCAGTCGTTCAGGTGTAAAGCGGTAAAGCGGTGTAAAGTAGAATATGTATAGATGTAGATAATGTAAATGTagtgaattcaattaaatcatGTTTTGGCGCTTAACGGTGGCGctgctgactggctgactgatGAACTCCAGAAATAGACCTCCTGGTCGGCAAACGCCCTACCCTACAAAAcgctatatgtatatatactctTTATCAGGAACACCATCCGAGTCGATCTACCCATTTGCGTCTGTGtacatgtgtatataaaaaagaGAGTTAATATTAAACATGCATTCAAGGAACGCAAAAGATTATATTGTAATgcttcaaatttatttttattttattattttacagTCCAAGTGAGCGGAATTCATGATGATCGAGTAGCTCTACCATAGCACCAAAGACatacaagagagctgctgactctagagctctccgcttactggcttttgaacaaaatttcgagagagcctggagccacttgaaaagccaccacgaaaaaatcgtgtgcaaaaaaatcgtatggcgttacgcatcttgttattctaatgtctttgaaGCACTCTCTATTGTCTTCACTTGTCAAACACTGTGAGTCACTGTTTTCAGAGGTATGAAACAAACTGCCTCGACTACTAGATACTCAGATTTTGCAAAACCTAAtcgcaaataaatattaaaaaaaaattgtacacGGTAATTCAGTTATGAGTTAAACATTAGATATTTTAAtctaatttaataaatacaaaagaaagaTTAATGCATCTTTTGATACTCAAGCTTTGTGCGCTGATAAGAAACATTCTgaaatattatgtttttaGTCGTTCATTGCCTATTGAGAAATGCGGTCGTTGGTCTCAGTTGTTTTGTTAACATTGTTAACTGTGTTTTTTACAGAAAAAGGAAACTCCACGTTTTTAGAGTATCCTTGTGGAATTGCACCTGCTGCCAAAATTACCGGTGGTGAAGATGCAAACCCGAAATATTCTGTCTGGATGGCAGCCATATTCAATTCAACAGATCTTCAATGCGGTGGCACAATTATACATAAACGTTAGTGTTTTTTCTTAATGAATGgcgaaattaaaaagaaagaaaattttttagaGTTAACCAAATGTTTACTGCTGCTTGCTAAAGCATTCACTTTGCTGCTTGCGTTTCTCCATCTCTGCGTCCTAGCTGTGTAATGGGTAGCTAGTAGTCGCGACTATTGACCACAGTGTTCTCGCTTTCACCATATAATGatctacatattttttttaggttttgTGTTAAGCGCTGCTCATTGCTTGCTAAATCAAATTCAACTGTAAGTAAAGTTCAAAGTTGTCGTAATAGCGTGTATTAGTTTAAAGAGATATTTAAGCCACATCTATCAGTGATTCATACATACTTACGGTTTATTTATAACTGAAgatactatatacatatgtgaatTTGTCAAATACAGGTACGTGCGGTTGGGGGCACGCAACATAAATAACCCCAGCGCTGTGTATACAGTCGAAAATACCATTGTGCATCCTCACTACAATAAATTGACAGTCGACAGTGATATAGGGCTGCTTCAACTATCGAACAATATCACCTACAACGGTACGTATGCAAATTAACCGTCCTAGCGCCAATTCAATGCATTTCCCCGCAGCTCTAGTTCAaccaatttgcatttttgtggATAAAAGTATTAAGCCGGCGGTGGAGAACTTGAAAACGTTTAGATCCTTTGGCTGGGGACTTAAGGAGGGCAGACTTAGCGACATCCTGCAGACCGTCGATCTGATGCAGTACAAACGAGAGGTGTGTGAAGGTACACTAACCGTTACTCTGAGTTCAACACACATTTGCGCAGGAAGGGAAGAGGAAAGGGGAGACACCTGTGGGGGCGATTCGGGGGGTCCATTGTCGACAAGTTTTGAAAATTCTTCCATGAAAGTTGAGGTGCAGTTGGGAATCGTAAGCGCAGGGACTAGGGAATGCAAAGGAGTAGGGGTGTATACCGACGTGACCAGCTATGTGGATTGGATCAAGTCAACAATAGCTACCCATGACATTTCACAGAAGTACAACGGCAGAAAAGAGACTTTCATGAGCAATCCCTTGGCTCAACCACCGATTCCTGTGCATCCTCCACCGATTCCTGTGTATTATCCACCGTATTCTGTGGATCCTCCGCCGATTCCTCAAGGGACTCATCGGTTGATACATCCCCAGTCACTTCCTCCGATGTTGTACAATGACTGCAGTCAGAATATTTCGACACCGATCGCGCAGCTAAGCATTTATGGCCCTGGTTTCACTACGCTGGGTGTGTTCATAACAGATCGTAAGTGAACTTTACAATCGAATCGGTATAAATTTTAATGGAATATGATTATTTTTTCGTAGAACTGATCATCACTGCTGCCACAGACTTGCCCGAAGTTGCCGCCTCTTTGTAAGTGGTTTTAAAAATAAGGCTTCCTGTTCTTCCGCACATAAGATaatagtttattttcattcctTTTCAAATTAATGGGAAACAATTGTACAAAACAttaacatattattttcaGGTACGTGGTCGTTGAGGAGCCAACGAGGAGTGCGGTCTTCCAAATTGAATCGGTATCAAAGCACCCAAATTTTACGAATGATTACCAGAATGACATAGCAGCACTCAAAATTGTTGGATCAATAGGTAAGTAGCATACTCATATCATAGCCATAGCCTCAATTAAAGTGTTATTCTTTTACAGAAACCCACCCATATAAACCCATCTGCATTTTGAAAACGGCACAGTATCAGCTAAAGGCCGAATCttattctttatttaatatacttAATAAAACGTCGGATGTCAAATTCGTCGCCAACCCCATGAAACGCTACCTATGCTCATGGTATATGGGTTTTGAGATCCATGAAAGCCAGCTTTGTATGGAAGATCCACCGAACACAAGTGATCCCCAACAGAATCATGATTACATTATGGCAGGAGAGCTGTATGCAAATGACCAGAAACGCCATCTTTTGTTCggcattttcagtttttcaaaTGAAGGCATACTCGTTTTTACAAATGTTATGAGACACACGTATTGGATAAGTTCCTTGCTGTAAACGTTTTCAAATTCCATCGTAAAATCTTTGAATGGTTGTCTTATACTTGTATTAAGCTCAACACGAGTAGCACAAGTGAATAATGAACAATAAAGTAAGCCTACAAATAAGAACTTATCTTTAGaattcttaaataattaatcatttttcaaagtaATCGCGCGCGTTCTGCACTACGATTATTGTTATCTTGGAGTCCGGCACTAGGAGCACCTCATTAGTTCTTGTGCGTACTCTCATTATTAGCAGTTCGTCCGTGGGATCTATATTACTCATCCCACGTTCTAGTCTTCCTCGAATAGCCTGAAAAGGTCCTGAAAATTGCACAGCATCGTTTCGGGCCATCGTACTCATCACCGGATGTCCCGAATCGTTGAGGATCACTACatcttgtacattttttttcgatttaaCTTGTTCGAATGCTTTTTGCACATATCGCAAGGTTCGTGGTGGCTTTTTACCAATATAaacaatgaataaatataattaaacaagGTATTGCAGGTTTTACCTTTTGTGGAGTatccaaaaacattttctcgTTTTCGAAATATTACAGAACACTACTTCTATTTCTGACCTGATTTCATTGCTTTCTTGGTTTCCAAGGTGCACGTTGCTATATGGGTCAATATGCCAGGTTAAACAGTTTTGAGTagttactatttatttatagttagtaaacaataaacttattaaatCGCATATATATAATTGCCGTTGCTCTGTGTCgtaataattatttgaattgAAAACATATCGATATTATCCTGTTAACTTATTTGGTATTTTATGGTCTGTTAAATTAACATTGGACTATGTGCCATCACTGGCAGTCCATCTCTAATATTGAACAAACAAAGTTTACTCTTCATTAAACTGCAGATAACGGTGGTTTCTGCCGTGTTTccaacaaaattataagaaaaaaTGGTAAGTAAGCGTTGtatatacacaaaaacatCAAGAAACTAAAGTTTATTTACGGCTTACAGTCGCAGGAAGTTGAGGAAACACTCAAGAGAATCCAGAGCCACAAAGGTGTTGTGGGTACAATTGTGGTCAACAATGAAGGTGGGTGGTTTAACTCCAATCCAATGTGTGCTACGATACCTAACTAATTCCCAACGCCTTCCAATCAGGTATTCCGGTAAAATCCACGCTGGACAACACCACTACTGTTCAATATGCTGGACTTATGAGTCAGCTGGCGGACAAGGCACGAAGTGTAGTGAGGGACTTGGATCCTTCCAACGACATGACATTCCTGCGTGTGCGATCCAAAAAGCACGAGATCATGGTGGCGCCCGACAAGGACTTCATCCTGATTGTCATCCAAAACCCAACCGACTAAATGGCCTGGGGTCGTCGGACCAGTTGCTGAATTAACTGcacatttatacatatatatatattcaaattgTCAGCGGATGAAAGGAAAGTTAAATTAtaacgaaatgaaattgtaCTTGATacagtaatttatttatgcataaaatGACATCACGTAAACATTTCGAGCTCTGTAAGCTTCGGGTGTTTTCAGCTGTTAGCCAGATATAACTATTAACAGGGacattcattttttttctaaaGGCATATCCAAAATATGCGTCAGCTGTAGAATCGCTTTTTTGGAACAATTAACTAAGGgaataactttatttcaaCTTGAATTTTAACAcgtaatataaatattttttattaaagctAACAATTTACTATTTGATGGTTTTTGCAAGTTGGTTTAAGTCTCCGCTTCAAGCTGCGACAGACGTTCTTATCGAGTAATATCGAACTAATACTGCACTTTATTTGTTACTTTTAAAAGTTCTTATTTTGCCTTTAAGTACGCATGCTAAAATgtaaaatgcgaaaattgaGAGCTCAGCTACCaattgtaaaatttaaaaaaataggTAGATGAACCTATAAAACTATTGGTACGGACAAATGCTATcgaatatgtacatatgaagGAACTTCGATAGTACCCATGTTGGGATATCGATGTTTCCCAGCGCCATCGCTCGCTATGGTCACACTGCTGCAAAGTCGAGCAAGACGGATTCGTGTGTTGGTGAAACCCCGTGAGTTTTTCGTACTCGCATTTAAAGAAAACCCCTCAACGCCCGTGGAATAGTCAATAAATTGATTGGAGAGCCCAATCAGCCCCTGTTTCGACCCAGTGTACGCGTGTGCAGCGAGTTAAGATCTCCACCGATCGATCAATTCGTATTGAAAAAAGGTAATTCGAAATATGGGCGTGCAGCGAAAAGCAAGCGAGTAAAGAAAATGGCGTAATCACGCACTTCGAAACCGAAAAGGCAGCCAGCAAACGCAACGCAAACGGAATCCAAATCCACGAAACCCCAATCGGCCAGTCAGCATTACTTTGGGTGAAAAAACGAGCTATAATAGCGTgaaaaagtgaataaaaaatgtaaaaaaaaaagaaaaactgtGTACTGCAGCCATATTTGTTccgtgaaaatgaaaacgatacacacacacacatatacggCCAAATTCAAGTGTATATAGTCGACGGTGCATATATATCTGTCTATACATATGTGCTAAGAattaactaaataaaataaagcactTCGTATCGGATCGTCATCGCACCGTTCCGTTGTTCGCAATTTCATTTCCAACGCGATTCTCGTTCAACGTACGTTGGTACATAGCCTGCccgtacatacatacgtacttATGTATGCACACATGTACTTTCAATATCGACGATGGCATCACAAAAACACGACGCGCAcacagacacgcacacacgtacCGTAGAAACAAACATACGTGCGGACACAGAGCAGGGTCTGTATGTACGTACGTGTGTTTATATATGGGACTGGTTGTTGTTGTATATAACGGAGAGTTATACACATAAGGGCTGGCTGGCTCAATATAGAAAGAAGCATGTGGCTGCGCTGCCAGCGTCGCTGCCTGCAGCGCGTAAGGGATTTTATTACGTCGGACGTTTCGGTCGTCGGTCGCTGGGTtcgttttatatttttggatATTTTACACATGTCCATATGCCCGTCTATTCCCCTGCATCATCTGCATCCTCTCCCACATGCATCTCTCGTTCGCTCTCTTTTCGCGTGcgtttatgtgtgtgtgtgtgactcCTTGAATGCAACGTAACGGGAAACGGGCAACTCATCAAACGGGTGGGAGGGAGACGGCTGCAGCCCCCCGCAACGCAGGGCTCCGCACTTGCGTTCATTAACACAGTGATCACCCACGAAAATGACCTCGCCAAACAGGACTCAAACGTGCCGATGAAAACAAGTGAAAAGCATTACAAATTCCGGAAAATATACCGAGTGAATCACCTTAACAGCAAAGTTTTAACGTCCCAAACGTGAACCagtgcacagaaaaaaaaaatatcgcatcTTACTGTTCGTTTTATGATTAAGACCGTTGAATAGTTAAaccatatatttttttttatgctgtttctaaaaaaaatttcgAAGCATAATTGCCATTGTGCGTAAAATTCCGATAAACGCAAGCAGAACAAAGTACATGACTACATTACACAAAGGGCTAGCATTTCTGAACGTTTTCCACCTTTGAGCATTTGTAATTTGCAGCTTTTATTCCATGTtagaaaaaacatttttttgattgctaaaaagatttttaattgatataATCATAAATATCGATGGGTTTTTTCTTCAAGTGTGTATAAACAGTTAAGCATGAACATGACTCAATTCCTTCAAATTTGATTAGTCAGCCGACTTAAAAGATCCCGGACCGAGTTCAAAAACTTATCAAGGGCATATGATTAgattgtcaaaaaaaaaaagatacttTTAGGCCTGCCAGCATTCCAAGGGCTTTGAAACTCTGGCGACCAGCATCATTTCAAGCTTGAATCTATAGTTTCCCCTCCAAGTACAAccagtttttattttccgttttgcttttttggtattttttatattttttttggccgAACGCAAGGCCAAAGTTCACACAACACTAAACAAAGGTTCTCGAACCATTCGTTGTTGTGTGTGTACAATGTGCTGTATCTTATCATGTACGTTGGGAATTCGCAGAGCAGCACATAACTATCAATCAGTGCCCGGCGCTTATTATCTCTGCAGCTTTTAAACTCACAACTTCCCTCTAATTGCGCAAAAGAATGCCGAGAGTGCGCAATCAGCTTGGAAAATGAGTGGAAAATGCTGTGCGAACGATCAAAGCCCGCAGCTGTTCTACGCAAATCGTAGAAAGTCGTATCCATAATGATGTTGATAATTAGAAAACTTGGCAAAACAGTTGATCAAACAATCTGATTGGCTTGATCTCAAATTTCGATTGGCCACTACGTTTGACGCGCACACATACTGTTCTATCAATATATTGTAATAAACATTGTAAAGATTCAAATAACATCACTTTGATAGGTGCACTTTGACACGTTTCAACATATTCCTTATCTGCTTATCTGTGCATATTTCAAGCCGGGTCTTGAAAGATATCACACTGAAGAATTCGCGTTTTAGGTGTGACCAGCAGCACTTCATCTGACTGCATAGAATATAAAGGATCGACTCCCATGTCTTAGTTTAGCACGCATTTCTTGGGCGGATTCCTGCCATATTGGCTGCTTGCTGAGCCATACGCCCTTTGTAAAAGCTGTTCGGCCTAATAGGAGCGCGTCGAAGGTCTCATCCCGTTGAACTTTCGACCCGCTGACCAGGCCCCAGAGAAACTTTTGCCCCAGCAGCTTCGAGGCGCACAGCTGCAGCAATTTCGATCGGAAAGCGACCGAGTTTGCTGCAGCAGTAGCTACACAAAAGTACACACAGTTAGTCCTTCGGTTGACACAGCCaccccgcacacacacacacacacgctcgcAGAAaacagatatagatatatatgtatgcaggcagcaggcagcagctTTCTTCCCTTAGGCGAATCGAAAACTCGATTTTCATCCCCGTGGCGAGCagaatttagttttaatttcattacaGACCAGCAGCAGGCGAAGGGAAACAGTGAAAAACATGCGTATTAAAGTCGCTGTTTGCTCGGAGTAGGGAAAAATCTATTCCCTGGGAGTGAAATTTATATGCGCGATTAGATATAGGTGTTACATGGTGGGATTTCTGGACAGTGTTGGGAGTGTGCGGGGATTATGAATGGGGCATGTGCTGGGTGCGCGTGTCGGCATAGGAATCGTCATAGCCCAGAGTCAGATGATAACACGGCAAATACATACACGTACCCGTGGTTCCACCATAAAGCTAATAATATAGAATTGGATGGAGTCGCAGCCTTATCGCTTCGCTGCTtcgaacaaaacaaaaacaaaaataacttCTAACCGCACTCCCAATACCCTGATACTGTTTTCATTTCTCAATATGTCGAAAGAGCttctaaaaaactttttgaacATATACATTTAAAGACTCCTGAACCTTTTGAGAGTGTAAAGATTGAATTGATTTCAAATTTGCTTTCTGTGATGATGTGAAAACTATAATACTCCGTGCTAGGGTacacaacaaaataacaaacaggAATACCAGGGGGAAATCCTATTTTTGGACTGCCAATCGCTAAACGATTCTCTGCAGGATTTGCAACACCTGCTCACTGTTTTTGGCATCTTTATCTCGCTTCTTCTTTTCGGCCGCTGCACTTTTGACCCTTCAACCACTTGTTTTCGCTGTGTTTTCGCTCGAAAAGGAGCGCACAAAAGAGTGCATTGTAGAGGTACCGGAAAAGACCTGCTGGCAGAGACCGAAAATTGCAAATTCTGAGACTGCGGCTGAGGCTAAAGATttccaaaatgccaaaaacaaaagtgcaCATGTGTGCCTTCGTGAGTGCTCCCATTTCGgttattttttctttagtttgaACGAAAGGCGGCTATAGGggtaaaaagaaaaagggaCCTGAAATCCGAGCTCAACGAACATCTGTTCCAAAATATACTGTGTGTGCTGGTTGTTGATTTCACCAGCCgaagaaaatattgaatacATGAGTGCATTGTACATATCGCTTGAAAGATATATACAACTGGCACAAGCACACccatacatacgtacatacatacaatgCGAAGTGTGAAACAAGACTCTTTTTCACATAcctgctttttattttattccagGTAAATCGACGTCGACGACTGCGGAATACCTAAGAGCCAAAGCAGCGAAAGAATAAAGAAACAAGGAAACATTTGCACGCCAGCGGAGCAACTGCACCAGAGCACCACCAGCGGACAAGAAAAACCACTTCAACAAAAGAGGATAACATACTGGAAGTGCTCCACTCGCAtcgtacacacacacacaaactcacTCCTGCCCAgcaacatacacacacatacacacatcCAAGAGTGTACGTGCCCGATGGTGGGAAAGTAAACCGACATCTTTTTACGACCGCCGAGAGTTTTGCAATCAGAAGAAGTCGGAGAGCCGAGCCGAGTCGATCGGTCAGCCCTTTGATAAGCCAGAGAGAAGGGAGCAGCTCAGCTCtgctcagttcagttcagttcagttcagctcaCCGCAGCTCAACTCAGCTCGGCACAGAGAAGTGGAGAATAAGAGAGGAACAGGTTGCCAAGTCGAACGCGCAACGAATTTGGAAATCGAGACAGCCGAAAGTGCGTGAGCGTGATCGTTTGTACGTAGCCCCcgaaaaagttcaaaaataacagaaaaataCAGATACCCGCAGATCCGGACACGCATTTAGGCCAGACCAGCTTGAAGGGTTTCCAGCCCAAGCCCATGAGCAGCTGagccagcggcagcagctAAAACGGAAACCAGACTTCAACCTTGAACACCCGATCCAAGCCGAATCCAAATGAAAACGTTAGTGCTCAGTCCGGAGGACCTGCAGAACTTCAACAAGTTCATCTATGACCCAAAGTCGGCCGCCCAGCTGGCCGCCAGTGCTGGTGCAATTggagcagcggcggcggcagcagcagcggtcCATGGTCCGCCCGCTGGCACCACAGTACAGCTGCTGCAGGGCGGCGGAGTCAACGGATCGATCAATCCGGGCGTAGTGCCCGTTTCCGTGCCCGTACCCACCAGCA
This genomic window contains:
- the LOC120445986 gene encoding transmembrane protease serine 9 isoform X3; this translates as MSLKHSLLSSLVKHCFVLSAAHCLLNQIQLYVRLGARNINNPSAVYTVENTIVHPHYNKLTVDSDIGLLQLSNNITYNALVQPICIFVDKSIKPAVENLKTFRSFGWGLKEGRLSDILQTVDLMQYKREVCEGTLTVTLSSTHICAGREEERGDTCGGDSGGPLSTSFENSSMKVEVQLGIVSAGTRECKGVGVYTDVTSYVDWIKSTIATHDISQKYNGRKETFMSNPLAQPPIPVHPPPIPVYYPPYSVDPPPIPQGTHRLIHPQSLPPMLYNDCSQNISTPIAQLSIYGPGFTTLGVFITDQLIITAATDLPEVAASLYVVVEEPTRSAVFQIESVSKHPNFTNDYQNDIAALKIVGSIETHPYKPICILKTAQYQLKAESYSLFNILNKTSDVKFVANPMKRYLCSWYMGFEIHESQLCMEDPPNTSDPQQNHDYIMAGELYANDQKRHLLFGIFSFSNEGILVFTNVMRHTYWISSLL
- the LOC120445989 gene encoding dynein light chain roadblock-type 2 yields the protein MSQEVEETLKRIQSHKGVVGTIVVNNEGIPVKSTLDNTTTVQYAGLMSQLADKARSVVRDLDPSNDMTFLRVRSKKHEIMVAPDKDFILIVIQNPTD
- the LOC120445986 gene encoding transmembrane protease serine 9 isoform X4, coding for MYVRLGARNINNPSAVYTVENTIVHPHYNKLTVDSDIGLLQLSNNITYNALVQPICIFVDKSIKPAVENLKTFRSFGWGLKEGRLSDILQTVDLMQYKREVCEGTLTVTLSSTHICAGREEERGDTCGGDSGGPLSTSFENSSMKVEVQLGIVSAGTRECKGVGVYTDVTSYVDWIKSTIATHDISQKYNGRKETFMSNPLAQPPIPVHPPPIPVYYPPYSVDPPPIPQGTHRLIHPQSLPPMLYNDCSQNISTPIAQLSIYGPGFTTLGVFITDQLIITAATDLPEVAASLYVVVEEPTRSAVFQIESVSKHPNFTNDYQNDIAALKIVGSIETHPYKPICILKTAQYQLKAESYSLFNILNKTSDVKFVANPMKRYLCSWYMGFEIHESQLCMEDPPNTSDPQQNHDYIMAGELYANDQKRHLLFGIFSFSNEGILVFTNVMRHTYWISSLL
- the LOC120445986 gene encoding acrosin isoform X1, which produces MRSLVSVVLLTLLTVFFTEKGNSTFLEYPCGIAPAAKITGGEDANPKYSVWMAAIFNSTDLQCGGTIIHKRFVLSAAHCLLNQIQLYVRLGARNINNPSAVYTVENTIVHPHYNKLTVDSDIGLLQLSNNITYNALVQPICIFVDKSIKPAVENLKTFRSFGWGLKEGRLSDILQTVDLMQYKREVCEGTLTVTLSSTHICAGREEERGDTCGGDSGGPLSTSFENSSMKVEVQLGIVSAGTRECKGVGVYTDVTSYVDWIKSTIATHDISQKYNGRKETFMSNPLAQPPIPVHPPPIPVYYPPYSVDPPPIPQGTHRLIHPQSLPPMLYNDCSQNISTPIAQLSIYGPGFTTLGVFITDQLIITAATDLPEVAASLYVVVEEPTRSAVFQIESVSKHPNFTNDYQNDIAALKIVGSIETHPYKPICILKTAQYQLKAESYSLFNILNKTSDVKFVANPMKRYLCSWYMGFEIHESQLCMEDPPNTSDPQQNHDYIMAGELYANDQKRHLLFGIFSFSNEGILVFTNVMRHTYWISSLL
- the LOC120445986 gene encoding acrosin isoform X2 encodes the protein MAAIFNSTDLQCGGTIIHKRFVLSAAHCLLNQIQLYVRLGARNINNPSAVYTVENTIVHPHYNKLTVDSDIGLLQLSNNITYNVQPICIFVDKSIKPAVENLKTFRSFGWGLKEGRLSDILQTVDLMQYKREVCEGTLTVTLSSTHICAGREEERGDTCGGDSGGPLSTSFENSSMKVEVQLGIVSAGTRECKGVGVYTDVTSYVDWIKSTIATHDISQKYNGRKETFMSNPLAQPPIPVHPPPIPVYYPPYSVDPPPIPQGTHRLIHPQSLPPMLYNDCSQNISTPIAQLSIYGPGFTTLGVFITDQLIITAATDLPEVAASLYVVVEEPTRSAVFQIESVSKHPNFTNDYQNDIAALKIVGSIETHPYKPICILKTAQYQLKAESYSLFNILNKTSDVKFVANPMKRYLCSWYMGFEIHESQLCMEDPPNTSDPQQNHDYIMAGELYANDQKRHLLFGIFSFSNEGILVFTNVMRHTYWISSLL
- the LOC120445988 gene encoding dynein light chain roadblock-type 1, whose translation is MFLDTPQKPPRTLRYVQKAFEQVKSKKNVQDVVILNDSGHPVMSTMARNDAVQFSGPFQAIRGRLERGMSNIDPTDELLIMRVRTRTNEVLLVPDSKITIIVVQNARDYFEK